A genomic stretch from Juglans microcarpa x Juglans regia isolate MS1-56 chromosome 3S, Jm3101_v1.0, whole genome shotgun sequence includes:
- the LOC121258785 gene encoding remorin-like has translation MNVFFYGYVHAWTNLKEFVDQFDNTLRKKIESENAADSHSFNETIPMVSISLLEKTFQQLYANSKFREVQKELYGRNSQVVDTWRNLFSQTVDGTQEIILVQEKLEKKKAEYVDKMKIKVAMIHKATKEKRAMTEAERGEDLLKAEEMAAKY, from the exons atgaatgtttttttttacgGGTATGTTCATGCATGGACAAACTTAAAGGAATTTGTTGATCAGTTCGATAATACGTTGAGGAAGAAGATTGAGAGTGAAAATGCAGCAGACTCCCACTCATTCAATGAAACAATTCCCATGGTCTCTATCTCTCTACTTGAGAAGACATTTCAGCAGTTGTACGCAAACTCTAAGTTTAGAGAAGTTCAGAAAGAG CTGTATGGGAGAAATAGCCAAGTTGTTGATACGTGGAGGAATTTATTTAGCCAAACGGTCGATGGGACTCAAGAGATCATTCTCGTTCAG GAAaagttggagaagaagaaggctGAATATGTggacaaaatgaaaatcaaagtaGCTATGATACACAAggcaacaaaagaaaagagggcaATGACTGAAGCTGAACGTGGGGAAGATCTTCTCAAGGCAGAGGAAATGGCTGCAAAATACTAG